A stretch of the Lactuca sativa cultivar Salinas chromosome 9, Lsat_Salinas_v11, whole genome shotgun sequence genome encodes the following:
- the LOC111882718 gene encoding probable envelope ADP,ATP carrier protein, chloroplastic — MSKPQNFQHKNHPKLNWKEIPGLQPLPCDPNDLLQWPKHGGGGGGRRRSRGGGGGGFASVSMMEKTLEFEPTAAQLFKHPLAIVALVPKDAAVFAAGAVSGAAAKTVTAPLDRIKLIMQTHGLRVGQESAKKAIGFIQAFVAVGKQEGIKGYWKGNFAQVARVLPYSAVQLFAYDTYKKLFRGTDGELSIIGRLAAGACAGMTSTLVTYPLDVLRLRLAVDPGYQTMTDVFVKMLKEEGVGSFYRGLGPSLIGIAPYVAVNFCVFDLVKKSLPEKFRNKAEASIMTAFMAATIATLTCYPLDTIRRQMQMRGTPYKNILDACSGIIARDGVVGLYRGFVPNALKTLPNSSIKLTTFDAMKRVISASEKEFQRILEENRNEQKQSTNDSTL; from the exons ATgtcaaaaccccaaaattttcaACACAAGAACCACCCAAAGTTAAATTGGAAGGAAATTCCTGGACTCCAACCTCTACCATGTGACCCTAACGACCTCCTTCAATGGCCTAAACATGGTGGCGGAGGCGGTGGCCGTCGACGTTCACGTGGCGGAGGCGGTGGTGGTTTTGCTAGCGTCTCAATGATGGAGAAGACGTTAGAGTTCGAACCTACCGCTGCACAGCTCTTTAAACACCCCCTGGCTATCGTCGCTTTGGTGCCTAAAGACGCCGCCGTGTTTGCCGCCGGTGCTGTCTCCGGTGCTGCTGCGAAAACAGTCACTGCGCCTCTTGACCGGATTAAACTCATAATGCAG ACTCATGGTCTAAGAGTTGGGCAAGAAAGTGCAAAGAAAGCAATTGGATTTATACAG GCTTTTGTAGCTGTAGGGAAGCAAGAAGGCATAAAAGGGTATTGGAAGGGTAACTTTGCTCAG gtAGCACGTGTCCTTCCTTATAGTGCAGTCCAACTATTCGCGTATGACACATACAAG AAATTATTCCGAGGAACAGATGGTGAACTTTCTATTATTGGAAGATTAGCTGCAGGTGCTTGTGCTGGAATGACTTCAACTTTA GTGACGTATCCGTTAGATGTCCTTAGATTACGTTTGGCAGTTGATCCCGGATATCAAACTATGACAGAT GTTTTTGTAAAGATGCTAAAAGAGGAAGGAGTTGGATCGTTCTATCGGGGTCTTGGACCTTCCCTTATCGGAATAGCACCATACGTTGCAGTCAACTTTTGCGTCTTTGACTT GGTAAAGAAGTCATTGCCAGAAAAGTTTCGAAACAAGGCTGAAGCATCGATAATGACGGCTTTCATGGCAGCTACCATTGCTACACTTACATGCTACCCATTGGATACTATTAGAAGACAAATGCAAATGAGGGGTACACCTTACAAGAATATATTAGATGCGtgttcag GCATTATCGCTCGTGATGGTGTAGTTGGATTATACCGGGGTTTTGTTCCCAATGCTTTGAAGACTTTACCAAACAGCAG CATTAAGCTCACTACATTTGATGCAATGAAGCGCGTGATCTCAGCAAGTGAGAAGGAATTTCAAAGAATCTTGGAAGAGAACCGCAACGAACAAAAACAAAGCACCAATGATTCCACATTATAG